Proteins found in one Flavobacterium channae genomic segment:
- a CDS encoding restriction endonuclease → MKKIEIPKFHETFNPILEILSNGEMIHTRELQDLVIKKYYSDLPEEMLNKKTKSGEVLINNRIAWGKSYLKKGGYIFYPERGHVKITEKGLSQKSSLTLKDVEQGTNILDFYTEENLKSNKSATDIKAIDNASPQDLIDEGFSKIETEVKNDLLDKLKVINPYYFEKVILILLKKMGYGDFIETSKSSDGGIDGIINEDKLGLDKIYIQAKRFNENKVREKDIRNFIGAMSGDTNKGVFVTTSLFDKGAVEKAKNAHHKIILIDGIKLVDLMHEFNVGVQIKSVYEVKQLDEDFFEEQ, encoded by the coding sequence ATGAAGAAAATTGAAATACCAAAATTCCATGAAACATTTAATCCAATTTTAGAAATATTGAGCAATGGAGAAATGATTCATACAAGAGAATTACAGGATTTGGTTATTAAGAAATACTATTCAGATTTACCTGAGGAAATGCTTAATAAGAAAACAAAATCTGGAGAAGTATTGATCAATAATAGAATTGCATGGGGAAAATCTTATCTAAAAAAAGGTGGATATATTTTTTATCCAGAAAGAGGTCATGTTAAAATTACAGAAAAAGGTTTAAGTCAAAAGTCAAGTTTGACATTAAAAGACGTTGAACAAGGTACAAATATTCTTGATTTTTATACAGAAGAGAATTTAAAGTCAAATAAATCTGCAACTGATATAAAAGCGATTGATAATGCTTCACCTCAAGACTTAATTGATGAAGGTTTTTCAAAAATTGAAACAGAAGTTAAGAATGATTTATTAGATAAGTTAAAAGTTATCAATCCATATTATTTTGAAAAAGTCATTCTAATATTATTGAAGAAAATGGGTTATGGAGATTTTATAGAAACTTCTAAATCTTCTGATGGTGGAATTGATGGAATCATAAATGAAGATAAATTAGGTTTAGATAAAATTTATATTCAAGCTAAAAGATTTAATGAAAATAAGGTAAGAGAAAAAGATATCCGAAATTTTATTGGTGCTATGAGTGGAGATACAAATAAAGGTGTTTTTGTAACTACTTCTTTATTTGACAAAGGCGCAGTTGAAAAAGCTAAAAACGCTCATCATAAAATAATATTAATTGACGGAATTAAATTGGTTGATTTGATGCACGAGTTTAATGTTGGTGTACAAATTAAATCTGTTTATGAAGTCAAACAATTAGATGAAGATTTCTTTGAAGAACAATAG
- a CDS encoding SixA phosphatase family protein produces the protein MKNLILIRHSKSSWDAPVQDIERSISKRGVKDAHLIAAKTPEILPPSYIVWSSKAKRTQETAFIFSQYLSIPLETIHFSEDLYTFDAKSLEKNIKKCENSYDSLILFGHNEAITKFVNKFGDLYIDNVPTSGVVALQFDTNDWNDLSKGKTIATLFPSHFKNE, from the coding sequence ATGAAAAATTTAATACTTATTAGACATTCAAAGTCAAGTTGGGACGCACCAGTTCAAGATATTGAAAGATCAATCTCCAAGCGCGGAGTTAAAGATGCGCATTTAATTGCTGCAAAAACTCCTGAAATTTTACCACCATCTTATATTGTATGGAGTAGTAAAGCAAAAAGGACTCAAGAAACAGCTTTTATATTTTCTCAATACCTTTCTATTCCGCTTGAAACTATCCATTTTTCAGAAGATTTATATACTTTTGATGCTAAGAGCTTAGAAAAAAATATAAAAAAATGTGAAAATTCATATGATAGTCTAATTCTTTTTGGACATAATGAAGCTATTACAAAATTTGTTAATAAATTTGGAGACCTTTATATTGATAATGTTCCTACATCGGGTGTTGTTGCTTTGCAATTTGATACAAATGATTGGAATGATTTATCGAAAGGTAAAACCATAGCAACATTATTTCCAAGCCATTTTAAAAATGAATAA
- a CDS encoding IS3 family transposase (programmed frameshift): MKTPKKKTAENFIKDIRRNTRRIFSSEQKIQIVMEALRAEMSVAELCRKYSINESQFYKWNKEFLEAGKKRLAGDVTREATSDEVSELKKENQSLKVMIADLVLRLRYCKKKLGHAGLTEKFKKYMRLTVSEKQEIIHMVTRSEIGVNRTLREIGINKSTFYNWYHAYSENGVEGLLPTKRAANRQWNSIPQEQKNLVVKLALDYPDLSSRELAYKITDEQQIFLSESSVYRILKSRGLITAPAHIFLSAGNEFTDKTGFVHQMWQTDFTYFKILGWGWYYLSTVLDDYSRYIVHWELCSNMKADDVKRTVDTAIKKAKLITKQKPKLLSDNGSCYIANELKSYLKDNYQMQQVHGRPNHPQTQGKIERYHRTMKNVVKLDNYFAPEELEAALEKFVYRYNNERYHESLNNLTPADVYFGRGEMILKERERLKKMAIIGRRNEYQKLKLTTNQKKHLSLNY; the protein is encoded by the exons ATGAAAACACCTAAGAAAAAAACAGCAGAGAATTTCATCAAAGACATTCGTAGAAATACACGAAGAATCTTTAGTTCCGAACAGAAAATTCAGATTGTTATGGAAGCTTTACGAGCAGAAATGTCAGTTGCAGAATTGTGTCGTAAGTATTCCATTAATGAATCTCAGTTTTATAAGTGGAACAAAGAATTTTTGGAAGCAGGTAAAAAGCGTTTAGCAGGCGATGTAACAAGAGAAGCTACGAGTGATGAAGTATCAGAGCTCAAGAAAGAAAATCAGTCTTTAAAAGTAATGATTGCCGATTTAGTTTTACGCT TACGATATTGTAAAAAAAAGCTTGGACATGCTGGATTAACTGAAAAGTTTAAGAAATATATGCGACTTACAGTATCCGAAAAACAAGAAATCATTCACATGGTTACTCGTTCAGAAATTGGCGTAAATCGAACACTTCGGGAGATTGGAATCAATAAAAGTACGTTTTACAATTGGTATCATGCTTACAGCGAAAATGGTGTTGAAGGATTGCTTCCAACCAAAAGAGCAGCAAACAGGCAATGGAATAGCATTCCACAAGAGCAGAAGAATTTGGTTGTAAAATTAGCTTTAGATTATCCTGATTTGTCTTCTCGAGAATTAGCCTATAAAATCACTGATGAACAACAGATATTCCTATCAGAATCAAGTGTTTATCGGATTTTAAAGTCAAGAGGTTTAATTACAGCTCCAGCTCATATTTTTCTGAGTGCAGGTAATGAATTTACAGACAAAACAGGCTTTGTTCATCAAATGTGGCAAACGGATTTTACCTATTTTAAAATATTGGGTTGGGGTTGGTATTACTTGAGTACGGTTTTGGACGATTACAGCCGATACATTGTACACTGGGAACTTTGCTCAAACATGAAAGCCGATGATGTAAAAAGAACTGTTGATACAGCCATTAAGAAAGCAAAATTGATAACTAAACAAAAACCAAAACTCTTGTCCGACAATGGTTCGTGCTACATTGCAAACGAATTAAAATCGTATTTAAAAGACAATTATCAAATGCAACAAGTACATGGAAGACCCAATCATCCACAAACACAAGGAAAAATTGAACGCTATCACAGAACCATGAAAAATGTTGTAAAACTTGATAATTACTTTGCTCCCGAAGAATTAGAAGCTGCTTTAGAAAAGTTTGTTTATCGCTATAACAATGAACGCTATCATGAATCATTAAACAACTTAACCCCAGCAGATGTCTATTTTGGAAGAGGTGAAATGATTTTAAAAGAACGTGAACGATTAAAGAAAATGGCTATTATTGGCCGAAGAAATGAGTACCAAAAATTAAAATTAACAACAAATCAAAAAAAACATTTATCTTTGAATTATTAA
- the ppk1 gene encoding polyphosphate kinase 1, with protein MNNISNNYIDREKSWLTFNARVLQEANDESVPLLDRFRFLGIFSNNLDEFFRVRYAAIRRMSLETSETEKILGVPAEQLLKEITDIVIEHQSESLRILSEIEKKLEKENIFIINEKQVTKEQETFIHDFFIQKVSPAVVTIMLNDLEEFPLLKDTSGYLAIKLTMRSADATNKEIRYAVIEIPHTINRFVVLPSNSEKQYIILLDDVIRLNLASIFNIFDYENISAHMIKITRDAQLEFDSDLSKSLMEKISNSVKERRVGEPVRFVYDQAIGKDTLEFFLKGMNILSSDSIIPGGRYHNRRDYMNFPNLGRYDLLYRENLPLPVPGLSLEGSILERIKKKDYLLYAPYQSFSYIIKFLREAALDPKVASIKITLYRLAKNSQIVSSLINAAKNGKKVTVQIELQARFDEESNISYSEQMQTEGIELIFGVKGLKVHSKICVIERIEEGRVKRYGFISTGNFNENSAKVYTDVTLFTSNVEILKDAAKIFDFFDVNYRVHRYKHLIVSPHYTRSRFNKLIDREILNALSGKEAYIKLKMNSISDFKMTDKLYEASNAGVKIQLIIRGICCLIPGVKGLSENIEAISIVDNYLEHSRIYIFGNAGDPEVYISSADFMTRNLDARVEVTCPIYDQEIKNELIETFEIGWRANVKARIHSADLRNQYRKKGDEKPFRAQQEMYNYYQNKLEVIAEDVQ; from the coding sequence ATGAATAATATATCAAATAACTATATCGATCGAGAAAAAAGCTGGTTAACATTCAATGCCAGAGTGCTTCAAGAAGCAAATGATGAGAGTGTACCTTTATTAGATAGATTTCGTTTTCTTGGAATTTTTTCCAATAACTTAGATGAGTTTTTCAGAGTTCGATATGCCGCAATTCGTAGAATGAGTCTAGAAACATCAGAAACTGAAAAGATTCTTGGTGTTCCTGCCGAGCAATTGTTAAAAGAAATAACAGATATTGTAATTGAGCATCAATCTGAAAGTTTACGTATTTTGAGTGAAATTGAAAAAAAACTTGAAAAAGAAAACATTTTCATTATCAACGAAAAGCAAGTTACTAAAGAACAGGAAACTTTTATTCACGATTTTTTTATTCAAAAAGTAAGCCCGGCCGTTGTAACTATCATGTTAAATGACCTAGAGGAGTTTCCGCTTTTAAAAGATACTTCTGGTTATTTAGCTATTAAGTTAACCATGCGTTCGGCTGATGCTACAAATAAAGAAATACGTTATGCCGTTATCGAAATTCCGCATACTATCAACAGATTCGTAGTTTTACCTTCAAATTCTGAAAAGCAATATATCATACTTTTAGATGATGTTATCCGATTAAATTTGGCAAGTATCTTTAATATATTCGATTACGAAAACATTTCGGCTCACATGATTAAAATTACTCGTGATGCTCAGTTGGAATTTGATAGTGATTTGAGTAAGAGTTTGATGGAAAAAATTTCAAACTCAGTTAAAGAACGTAGAGTAGGTGAGCCAGTACGTTTTGTTTACGATCAAGCGATAGGAAAAGATACTTTAGAATTTTTCCTAAAAGGAATGAATATTTTAAGTTCAGATAGTATTATTCCTGGAGGAAGATATCACAATCGTAGAGATTATATGAACTTCCCAAATTTGGGTCGTTACGATTTGTTGTACAGAGAAAATTTACCATTACCCGTACCAGGTTTATCTTTAGAAGGAAGTATTTTAGAAAGAATTAAAAAGAAAGATTATCTGCTTTATGCGCCATATCAGTCTTTTTCCTATATCATTAAATTTTTACGTGAAGCCGCTCTTGATCCAAAAGTAGCTTCAATTAAAATTACATTGTACCGATTAGCAAAGAATTCACAAATTGTAAGTTCGCTAATAAATGCTGCTAAAAACGGTAAAAAAGTAACCGTTCAAATTGAATTACAAGCACGTTTTGATGAAGAAAGTAACATTTCGTATTCAGAACAAATGCAAACCGAAGGTATCGAATTGATTTTTGGAGTAAAAGGTTTAAAAGTTCACAGCAAAATATGTGTAATCGAACGAATTGAAGAAGGAAGAGTTAAACGCTACGGATTTATCTCAACTGGAAATTTCAATGAAAATTCGGCAAAAGTTTATACAGATGTAACGCTTTTCACAAGCAATGTTGAAATTTTAAAAGACGCTGCTAAGATTTTCGATTTCTTCGATGTAAATTATCGCGTGCACCGATACAAGCATTTAATTGTTTCGCCACATTATACAAGAAGTCGTTTTAATAAATTAATCGATAGAGAAATTTTAAACGCACTTTCGGGCAAAGAAGCTTACATCAAATTAAAGATGAATAGTATATCCGATTTTAAAATGACGGATAAATTGTACGAAGCAAGTAATGCAGGAGTGAAGATTCAATTGATTATTAGAGGAATCTGTTGTTTAATTCCTGGAGTTAAAGGATTAAGTGAAAATATCGAAGCTATTAGTATAGTAGATAACTATTTAGAGCATTCTCGTATTTATATTTTCGGAAATGCTGGCGATCCAGAAGTGTATATTTCTTCAGCCGATTTTATGACGCGAAATTTAGATGCAAGGGTAGAAGTTACTTGTCCAATATATGATCAGGAAATCAAAAATGAATTAATTGAAACATTCGAAATAGGTTGGCGTGCCAATGTAAAAGCCCGAATTCATTCTGCCGATTTAAGAAATCAATACAGAAAGAAAGGTGATGAAAAACCATTTAGAGCACAACAAGAAATGTACAATTATTATCAAAATAAGTTAGAAGTAATTGCCGAAGATGTGCAATAA
- a CDS encoding TolC family protein, whose translation MTSIKNITYTIAGVFFASGIITSCSVQKYQQPALQLPETFRNSEVAADSTNNIAQLSYKDFFKDPVLVNLIDKSMEKNYDLQVALKQIEFASLGYRQSKWAYAPKIDATIAGATINRPSSNSIVGLQMSQFVLKYTEDYSTSVNLSWEADIWGKIKGQKEQALTDYLQTQEAAKAVKTRLVSEVVQGYYNLLMLDKQLEISQANLSFADSTLVILKKQYELGMITSLAVQQQEITKDQIFKSIPVIESSINTQENALSILTGTMPDKIERQSSLDDVQKPEDLATGIPSQMLAFRPDVKSSELDFRKSISAIHVAKVSMYPALNITAQGGLNTFKSSNWFNIPGSLFGLVGGTIVQPILNGKQLKTRYEQSKISSEQAELNFKHSVLKAVGEVSDALVQIEKLEEQQAIAENLVKQAETVVNNSLTLYKYNEATYLEVIVAQTNKLQIELDLASIKTQRLNAITTLYRSLGGGWQ comes from the coding sequence ATGACTTCAATTAAGAATATAACATATACCATAGCTGGAGTATTTTTTGCATCGGGCATTATAACCTCTTGTTCCGTGCAGAAATACCAACAGCCAGCCTTGCAACTTCCCGAAACATTTAGAAACAGCGAAGTGGCGGCAGACAGCACAAATAATATTGCCCAATTAAGCTATAAGGATTTTTTTAAAGATCCTGTACTTGTCAATCTCATTGATAAGTCAATGGAAAAAAACTACGATTTACAGGTGGCTTTAAAACAGATTGAATTTGCATCACTTGGGTACAGGCAATCAAAATGGGCGTACGCCCCAAAAATTGATGCGACAATAGCCGGAGCTACAATTAATCGACCATCGAGTAACAGTATTGTCGGACTTCAAATGAGTCAATTCGTACTGAAATATACCGAAGATTATTCTACATCCGTCAACCTTTCGTGGGAAGCCGACATTTGGGGAAAAATCAAAGGGCAAAAAGAACAAGCCCTTACCGATTATCTTCAGACACAGGAAGCCGCAAAAGCCGTAAAGACAAGGTTGGTTTCTGAAGTAGTACAAGGGTATTACAATCTGTTGATGCTGGACAAGCAATTGGAAATCAGCCAAGCCAATTTATCGTTTGCCGATAGTACACTTGTTATCCTGAAAAAGCAGTACGAATTGGGAATGATTACTTCACTTGCCGTACAACAACAGGAAATAACAAAAGACCAGATATTTAAAAGTATTCCTGTTATTGAAAGTTCCATCAACACGCAGGAAAACGCATTGAGTATTCTTACTGGAACGATGCCGGACAAAATCGAAAGGCAATCTTCGCTTGATGATGTGCAGAAACCTGAAGACTTAGCTACCGGAATACCATCGCAAATGTTGGCGTTCAGACCGGATGTAAAAAGCAGTGAGCTGGATTTCAGGAAAAGCATTTCTGCTATACACGTTGCCAAAGTGAGTATGTACCCTGCCTTGAATATAACGGCACAAGGCGGTTTGAATACTTTCAAATCAAGTAATTGGTTTAATATACCAGGTTCTCTGTTCGGATTAGTTGGCGGTACAATTGTACAGCCGATTTTGAACGGAAAACAACTAAAGACCAGATACGAACAATCCAAGATAAGCTCGGAACAAGCAGAATTGAATTTTAAACATTCTGTGCTTAAAGCTGTGGGCGAAGTGTCTGACGCTTTGGTGCAGATTGAAAAATTAGAGGAACAACAAGCCATTGCGGAAAATTTGGTAAAACAGGCAGAAACTGTTGTCAATAATTCCCTGACGCTTTATAAGTACAATGAAGCAACCTATCTGGAAGTTATCGTAGCACAAACCAACAAGTTGCAGATAGAGTTGGATTTGGCTTCTATCAAAACGCAACGATTGAATGCAATAACCACGCTATACCGTTCGCTGGGCGGAGGATGGCAGTAG
- a CDS encoding Ppx/GppA phosphatase family protein, with protein sequence MITIKKYAAIDIGSNAMRLLVTNIVEQPGCQPQFNKSSLVRVPIRLGQDAFTVGEITDENIDRMIDAMKAFKLLMKVHKVEQYRACATSAMREAYNGKEVVDIIKKKADIKIDIIDGKKEAAIIAASDLKQFISTDKAYLYVDVGGGSTEFSLFYEGKIIASKSFKNGTVRLLNNMVNDVVWQEIEKWIKTNTEPFEDITLIGSGGNINKLFKLSEKQQDKPLSYVYVSSQYQKLNSMTYEQRIAEIGLNPDRADVIIPATRIYLNAMKWSGARHIYVPKIGLSDGIVKAMYYGKI encoded by the coding sequence ATGATTACAATAAAAAAATACGCTGCTATTGATATTGGTTCCAATGCTATGAGGCTTTTGGTTACCAATATTGTAGAGCAACCTGGATGTCAACCACAATTCAATAAGAGTTCATTAGTTCGTGTGCCAATTCGTTTAGGACAAGATGCCTTTACTGTTGGCGAAATTACCGATGAAAACATTGACAGAATGATTGATGCCATGAAAGCTTTTAAATTATTAATGAAAGTGCATAAAGTGGAACAATATAGAGCTTGTGCAACTTCAGCCATGCGTGAAGCATACAATGGAAAAGAAGTGGTTGATATTATTAAAAAGAAAGCCGATATAAAGATTGATATTATAGATGGTAAAAAAGAAGCAGCTATTATTGCGGCTTCCGATTTAAAACAATTTATCAGTACCGATAAAGCCTATTTATATGTAGATGTTGGTGGTGGAAGTACCGAATTTTCATTGTTTTACGAAGGAAAAATTATTGCTTCAAAATCGTTTAAAAACGGAACCGTTCGTTTGTTAAATAATATGGTAAACGATGTGGTGTGGCAAGAAATTGAAAAATGGATTAAAACCAACACGGAACCTTTTGAAGATATTACATTAATAGGTTCTGGAGGAAATATCAATAAATTATTCAAATTATCGGAAAAACAACAAGACAAACCGTTGTCGTATGTTTATGTGAGTTCGCAATACCAAAAATTAAACAGCATGACTTACGAGCAAAGAATTGCCGAAATAGGTTTAAACCCAGACCGTGCCGATGTAATTATTCCTGCAACTCGTATTTATTTAAATGCAATGAAATGGAGTGGCGCTCGTCATATTTATGTGCCAAAAATTGGATTGTCTGATGGTATTGTAAAAGCAATGTATTACGGGAAGATTTGA
- a CDS encoding efflux RND transporter permease subunit, with amino-acid sequence MLKTIIKRPVLATVISVILVILGIVGMLNLPITKFPDIAPPTVMVNAVYPGANAEAIARSVAPPLENAINGVENMDYITSVASNDGTLQITVIFKLGTDPDQAAINVQNRVAQVTNQLPAEVVQAGITTLKRQNSMIALVTISSQDGSMDDLFLENYAKINVLPELKRIKGVGDAIAYGNKDYSMRVWLDPVKLNAYNITPAEVSRAIQSQNLEAAPGRFGERTEEAKEYIMRYKGKFTEPEQYENIVIKATNDGSILRLKDVAKVEFGAYSYAVTNKSNGKQAVTMAIFQMAGSNANEVQIAVQERMAELSKSFPNKMEYNIPYATKDALDQSISQVIKTLIEAFILVFIVVYIFLQDFRSTLIPAIAVPVSIIGTFFFMSLFGFSINILTLFALVLAIGIVVDDAIVVVEAVHAKMEHKGLSPRAATLSAMHEISGAIVSITLVMSAVFVPVAFMKGSTGLFYQQFALTLAIAIVISAVNALTLSPALCALFLKDLHHGKDGKKLNFKERFFAGFNVAFNKLTFRYGKSILFLIKKRWVAFAGIAIFGGLFIYLSMTTPKGFIPDEDQSFIIVKIDLTPGASKHRTGEVIADVEKILINHPAVDKAMSVEGLNLFTGAMSSSSGTLFVTLKKPEERGEVNKIDDVIGQLMGILSQDKRANFLVLNTPTVDGFSNTSGMELVLQDRTNGELQQLGNTSYAMMGALMQRPEIAVSYTTFDVSFPQYEISVDEGKAAQLGVEVSDIMATLQGYYGSFQASDFNRFGKYYRVLVQATPETRKDESSLNGVFVKNATGEMVPINTLVTLKPITGAEVVDRFNLFNASNLTVMPAPGFSTGQAMTAIQEVSKQVLPPGYTYDYKGMSREESTSSSQSTVIFGLCIVFVFFLLSAQYESYVLPFAVLIAIPVGLSGVFVGITFAQISNNIYVQIAMVMLIGLLAKNGILIVEFAVQRRHAGKSLVASAVEGAKARLRPILMTSLAFITGLIPLIFVVGPSAMGNHSIGYAAIFGMLFGTILGIFITPVLFVVFQHLHEKISGKTVTDADWEF; translated from the coding sequence ATGCTAAAAACAATCATAAAAAGACCTGTACTTGCTACGGTCATATCCGTTATATTGGTCATCTTGGGGATTGTAGGAATGCTCAATTTGCCGATTACAAAGTTTCCCGATATTGCACCGCCTACGGTTATGGTCAATGCAGTATATCCAGGAGCTAACGCCGAAGCGATAGCCCGTTCGGTAGCACCGCCATTGGAAAATGCGATAAACGGTGTGGAGAATATGGACTACATCACGTCCGTTGCGAGTAACGACGGTACATTACAGATTACTGTTATCTTCAAATTAGGAACCGACCCCGACCAAGCCGCCATCAACGTGCAGAACCGTGTGGCACAGGTAACCAACCAGCTTCCTGCCGAAGTAGTGCAGGCAGGTATTACTACGCTGAAACGTCAGAACAGTATGATAGCGTTGGTTACAATATCCAGCCAAGACGGTTCAATGGACGATTTGTTTTTGGAGAATTATGCCAAAATCAACGTTCTTCCAGAACTCAAACGTATAAAGGGTGTGGGTGATGCGATAGCTTACGGTAACAAAGATTACTCAATGCGTGTATGGCTCGACCCCGTAAAACTCAATGCGTACAACATTACGCCAGCCGAAGTTTCAAGGGCTATCCAATCGCAAAACTTAGAAGCCGCACCCGGTCGTTTCGGGGAAAGAACCGAAGAAGCCAAAGAATACATAATGCGTTACAAGGGTAAGTTTACCGAACCTGAGCAATACGAAAACATTGTGATAAAAGCTACCAATGACGGTTCTATCCTACGGTTGAAAGACGTAGCAAAAGTTGAATTTGGAGCATACAGCTATGCTGTTACCAACAAATCCAATGGTAAGCAAGCGGTAACAATGGCTATCTTCCAGATGGCAGGTTCCAACGCTAATGAAGTGCAGATTGCGGTACAGGAACGAATGGCGGAGTTATCTAAATCGTTCCCTAATAAAATGGAATACAATATTCCGTATGCGACAAAAGATGCCTTAGACCAATCTATCAGCCAGGTAATTAAAACCCTGATTGAAGCCTTTATCTTGGTGTTCATTGTGGTGTATATCTTCTTGCAGGATTTCCGTTCTACGCTTATCCCTGCCATTGCCGTTCCAGTTTCCATTATCGGTACGTTCTTCTTTATGAGCCTGTTTGGGTTTTCGATAAATATCTTAACCCTCTTTGCTCTGGTGCTGGCAATCGGTATCGTGGTGGATGATGCCATTGTGGTGGTCGAAGCCGTCCACGCCAAGATGGAACACAAGGGATTAAGCCCAAGAGCAGCAACGCTTTCAGCGATGCACGAAATTTCGGGTGCGATTGTTTCCATTACATTGGTAATGTCGGCGGTGTTCGTTCCGGTTGCCTTTATGAAAGGCTCAACGGGATTGTTCTATCAGCAATTCGCCCTGACTTTGGCAATCGCTATTGTTATTTCGGCGGTAAATGCCTTGACATTAAGCCCTGCTCTGTGTGCCTTGTTCCTGAAAGACCTGCACCACGGAAAAGACGGAAAGAAACTGAATTTCAAGGAACGCTTTTTTGCAGGATTTAATGTTGCATTCAACAAGCTGACGTTCCGCTATGGAAAATCAATACTATTCCTGATAAAGAAAAGATGGGTTGCCTTTGCCGGAATAGCCATCTTTGGAGGGTTGTTTATCTATTTATCAATGACAACACCTAAAGGATTTATTCCCGATGAAGACCAGAGTTTCATCATTGTAAAAATAGACCTTACACCCGGTGCTTCCAAACATCGTACAGGAGAAGTAATTGCTGATGTTGAAAAAATCTTAATCAACCACCCCGCAGTGGATAAAGCTATGTCGGTAGAGGGATTGAACCTGTTCACTGGTGCGATGTCCTCTTCTTCGGGAACGCTTTTCGTTACACTGAAAAAACCGGAAGAACGTGGCGAAGTGAATAAGATTGACGACGTTATCGGTCAGTTGATGGGCATTCTGTCGCAGGACAAACGTGCCAATTTCCTTGTGCTGAATACGCCAACCGTAGATGGTTTCAGTAATACAAGTGGTATGGAACTCGTGTTGCAAGACCGCACCAATGGCGAACTGCAACAGTTGGGTAATACTTCGTATGCGATGATGGGTGCATTGATGCAACGTCCTGAAATTGCGGTTTCCTATACAACCTTTGACGTTTCTTTCCCTCAATATGAAATATCGGTAGATGAGGGAAAAGCAGCCCAGTTGGGTGTTGAAGTATCGGATATTATGGCGACGTTACAGGGTTATTACGGAAGTTTCCAGGCTTCTGACTTTAACCGTTTCGGTAAATATTACCGAGTATTGGTACAGGCTACTCCTGAAACCCGTAAGGATGAAAGTTCGTTGAACGGTGTTTTCGTAAAGAATGCTACCGGAGAAATGGTTCCCATCAATACATTGGTAACGCTAAAACCGATTACGGGTGCGGAAGTTGTGGACAGGTTCAACCTCTTTAATGCTTCCAACCTTACCGTAATGCCTGCACCGGGTTTCAGTACAGGACAGGCAATGACCGCTATACAGGAAGTGAGCAAACAGGTATTGCCCCCGGGCTATACTTATGATTACAAAGGTATGAGCCGTGAGGAAAGTACATCGAGTTCACAATCGACTGTGATATTCGGCTTGTGTATTGTGTTCGTATTTTTCTTATTGTCTGCACAATACGAAAGCTATGTTCTTCCTTTTGCGGTGCTTATCGCCATTCCGGTTGGTCTTTCGGGTGTTTTCGTGGGGATAACCTTTGCACAGATTTCCAATAACATCTATGTACAGATTGCAATGGTAATGCTCATCGGGTTGCTCGCTAAGAATGGTATCCTTATCGTGGAATTTGCCGTACAACGCCGCCACGCCGGTAAGAGTTTGGTAGCTTCTGCCGTTGAGGGAGCAAAAGCCCGTTTACGCCCTATCCTGATGACCTCTTTGGCGTTCATTACGGGATTAATTCCGTTGATTTTCGTGGTCGGTCCGTCTGCAATGGGTAACCATTCCATCGGCTATGCCGCAATTTTTGGAATGTTGTTCGGAACAATACTGGGTATTTTCATCACACCTGTTTTGTTTGTGGTGTTCCAACATCTGCACGAAAAAATCAGTGGGAAAACTGTAACCGATGCCGATTGGGAGTTTTAA
- the tnpA gene encoding IS200/IS605 family transposase: protein MANTYTQIHIQFVFAVKYRDGLIHSSFKDELYQYITGIIKANNHKLLAINGMSDHIHILIGMRPTQTISELMQIIKANSSKWINEKKFLKVKFEWQEGYGAFSYSKSHVQNVIKYIQNQEERHKTKSFQEEYLEFLEAFEVEYDERYIFKVPI from the coding sequence ATGGCAAACACGTATACACAAATACATATTCAATTTGTTTTTGCGGTAAAATACCGAGACGGATTAATTCATTCGTCATTCAAAGATGAATTATACCAATATATTACAGGGATTATCAAAGCAAATAATCATAAATTATTGGCAATTAACGGGATGTCAGACCACATTCATATTCTAATCGGAATGCGTCCAACACAAACCATTTCCGAATTGATGCAAATTATTAAAGCCAATAGCTCTAAATGGATTAACGAGAAAAAGTTTCTGAAAGTAAAATTTGAATGGCAAGAAGGTTATGGAGCTTTTTCATATTCTAAATCCCATGTTCAAAATGTAATTAAGTATATCCAAAACCAAGAGGAGCGTCATAAAACGAAATCATTTCAAGAAGAATATTTAGAATTTTTAGAAGCATTTGAAGTGGAGTATGATGAACGTTACATTTTTAAAGTGCCTATTTAA